The Hypanus sabinus isolate sHypSab1 chromosome 2, sHypSab1.hap1, whole genome shotgun sequence DNA segment TTAGGGACAAAAGTGCTGCTGGCACCCAGGACAGTTACAAAATGAGTTAATCTcctaataataaaataatgacCCTCTATCCAATCCTCAGCACGTaacaatttattttgtaacttcacAAATGCAGGTAAAATTGAACTTCCAAAAAGCAATCACACACTGAAATAATCTTAGTTGACATGCTGCAGTGACAGAGAGCTGCCATTAAATAACAAGTCACtttattgtttaaaaaaggactgTTCAAGTGAGCACAGTTTCATTAGTCGGTTGTTGATTGGGAAACCATTCTTCTGCTTATTGAATTAGTATGTTACAAGATGGTTCACCATCTTAGTGCAAAAAATGGCTTTTTTTCACTAGCAACCATTCATCGTCTTCATACATTGGAAAGTTAGCCTTCTAGCATCCACCTTAATGAAAATGGGAAAGCTCTAACCAGCTTGGGAACTCAGTTTTTGGCTTACAGTCAGTCCCTGGTGCAAAGGAAAGGTAGATCAATGGAAAACCAAACTTTTTGCTTTATAAAATTCTTAAATCTCTCACAGCTGACACGGTCACTCCTAGTAATGGGAGAACAAAGTAATTCTGGGTAAGAGGAGAAGAAGCTTGGCATCTGAAGTGGTCATTTACATTTCTTGCCACATTCCATGAAGAACTCAAAGGGAACACAATGAGGTGAAGGATAGTATCAAAATAATAGGATTCAAACAACGGAGACTTGCAAATATAAGCCTCCTATAACTCCTTTCCATTGGTGAGTTAAGCAATGCAATCGGCCTAGATGAATGTAATTAATGAAAGTAACCTGTGCTGAGCAGGGAGGGACAAAAATGTGAACAGATTCTTGCAGAGGAACTTTTGGGAACGATCTCCATTTCTcttaaaaatatttgaaataaaacaaaaatacttAAAATGAAACAAGTTTGGAGTCCATTTAAATGGTAGTGCTGGCTAGAGATTTTTTAATGCCTCatttattcctctgattttgagAAACAACTGCAGATCAGAGGTCTGCATGTGACAAACCTCTGAATTTACAATCAAATATTTCCATATGATTTTCACAGTTGATAATACACCAcaatttttaaagattttaaaCATTACATTTTAATACTTacattttgaaatatattttataaaAATGGAATATATCTTTACATATATTGTAGCTTATATGTTGGTAGAAATATATGAAGATAGATCAATGTATTTCTTTTTAATCTCTTTTACGTGTAAGTCTTGCTGATTTTGATTTCAATCTTTACGAAAAATTTCTGTTCCTTTTCTCTTAACTGTTTTGACTTAATGTTAATCCCTCTGTAGTTAAACTTCAGTTTAATTCTTGGCTGTAGCAACAAAGTTAACTGTTCTGTTAGTTTTGTGAATTTTGTTAGGTAAATTAGCAAAGAACTAACATCAGCAGATGTGTCAAACGCCCATAGGGAGTCAGAGCTTTACACTCGCAATCAGAGCAGAGCAGTTGTTTTAAATTTCAATGCAACTATTTAATTATGCgtactctttaaaaaaaaaatttctcaTTATGTATTGTCACTTGGCTAATTTGGCAAGCTAACCAACCAAGGGTTCATTGGCGTTTCATCCTCAATTAGGTTTCGACTATTTATTTCTTTCAAATGGCTCTCAACATCAGGCCAGACTTCAACATTGATCCCCAATTAATCAATTACCCTTTTCAGCCATCATCTGATGCTGCTGACTCTGCTTCCTCAGAGGAGCTGCTGTTCTGGATTTTCCCATCATTCTTCATGCTGGTGAAGGTCTTCTTGAAGGCCTCCATCATGGCATGTGCTAGTTTTTTGGCTTCGAGCTTACTCCCGCATTCAACCGCGTGGCAATCTATCTGATAGGACAAATCATCATTGATCTCCCTGTAAAGCCAAGCGAAGATGTTGGTGCTGACATCGTGATCTGCTGTGCAATAGGCAATGCGTGCCACCTGGAAAGTATCCATCTGCACTGCTGCCTCCCTCTT contains these protein-coding regions:
- the pid1 gene encoding PTB-containing, cubilin and LRP1-interacting protein isoform X5, translated to MWQPASERLQVRYLGKVVMKGTQFTSGCTEKSVVELWEKHTLDQEDISSTNAILEIRPFQVRLHHLDSKREAAVQMDTFQVARIAYCTADHDVSTNIFAWLYREINDDLSYQIDCHAVECGSKLEAKKLAHAMMEAFKKTFTSMKNDGKIQNSSSSEEAESAASDDG
- the pid1 gene encoding PTB-containing, cubilin and LRP1-interacting protein isoform X4, translated to MDLSIERQILERATLMLTVRYLGKVVMKGTQFTSGCTEKSVVELWEKHTLDQEDISSTNAILEIRPFQVRLHHLDSKREAAVQMDTFQVARIAYCTADHDVSTNIFAWLYREINDDLSYQIDCHAVECGSKLEAKKLAHAMMEAFKKTFTSMKNDGKIQNSSSSEEAESAASDDG